One segment of Ureibacillus thermophilus DNA contains the following:
- the hemL gene encoding glutamate-1-semialdehyde 2,1-aminomutase: protein MRSYEKSIKAFQEAVNLMPGGVNSPVRAFKSVNGNPVFIESGKGAIIRDIDGNEYIDYVLSWGPLILGHSHPEVVKAIQEQAAKGTSFGAPTVLENQLAKIVIERIPSVEMVRFVSSGTEATMAALRLARGYTGRDIIMKFEGSYHGHGDSLLIKAGSGVATLGLPDSPGVPADVAKNTVTCPYNDLDAVKATFEKIGEQIAAVIVEPVAGNMGVVPPKPGFLEGLREITKQYGTVLIFDEVMTGFRVDYHCAQGYYGVEPDLTTLGKVVGGGLPVGAFAGKREIMEKVAPSGPVYQAGTLSGNPLAMTAGIETLSRLTPETYEYFKKLGDMLETGIRDAATKYNIPHTVNRAGSMIGLFLTNENVVDFKTAQTSDLKLFAEYHRLMLEEGIYLPPSQFEGLFISTAHTEEHIEKTIDAMHKVFAKLAR from the coding sequence ATGCGTTCATATGAAAAATCAATTAAAGCCTTTCAAGAAGCAGTGAATTTGATGCCTGGCGGGGTAAATAGCCCTGTCCGCGCTTTTAAATCAGTCAATGGTAATCCGGTCTTTATTGAATCTGGAAAAGGCGCCATTATTCGAGATATTGATGGTAATGAATATATTGATTATGTGCTTAGCTGGGGTCCATTGATTTTAGGCCATTCTCATCCTGAAGTAGTGAAAGCAATTCAAGAACAAGCAGCAAAAGGTACTTCTTTTGGCGCTCCAACAGTGCTCGAAAATCAATTAGCTAAAATCGTCATTGAACGAATTCCCTCTGTTGAGATGGTCCGCTTCGTTTCCTCTGGCACGGAAGCGACAATGGCTGCCCTTCGCCTTGCCCGCGGATATACTGGCCGTGATATCATTATGAAATTTGAAGGTTCTTATCATGGACATGGCGATTCTTTACTAATTAAAGCCGGTTCTGGTGTCGCAACTCTTGGCTTGCCAGATAGCCCTGGGGTTCCTGCGGATGTAGCGAAAAACACGGTAACTTGCCCTTATAATGATTTAGATGCAGTTAAAGCAACATTCGAAAAAATTGGTGAACAAATTGCTGCTGTAATTGTAGAGCCAGTTGCAGGAAACATGGGGGTTGTTCCACCTAAACCAGGATTTTTAGAAGGATTGCGTGAAATTACAAAACAATATGGTACTGTTCTAATCTTTGATGAAGTGATGACTGGATTCCGCGTAGATTATCACTGTGCGCAAGGTTATTACGGCGTTGAGCCGGATTTAACGACTTTAGGGAAAGTGGTTGGCGGCGGTCTTCCAGTAGGCGCTTTTGCTGGTAAGCGGGAAATCATGGAGAAAGTAGCGCCTAGTGGACCGGTGTATCAAGCGGGGACACTTTCAGGAAATCCTCTTGCAATGACTGCTGGTATTGAGACATTATCCCGCTTAACTCCTGAGACTTATGAGTATTTTAAAAAGTTAGGGGATATGCTGGAAACGGGAATCCGTGATGCAGCAACGAAATACAATATCCCGCACACAGTGAACCGTGCAGGTAGCATGATTGGACTATTCTTAACGAATGAAAATGTTGTTGATTTTAAAACGGCTCAAACTTCTGATTTGAAATTATTTGCAGAGTATCATCGACTCATGCTGGAAGAAGGCATTTACTTACCTCCTTCCCAATTTGAAGGTTTATTTATTTCAACTGCTCATACAGAAGAACATATCGAAAAAACAATTGATGCGATGCACAAAGTATTTGCCAAATTAGCTAGATAA
- the hemB gene encoding porphobilinogen synthase yields MSQLEFRRHRRLRANATIRSMVRENHLHKEDLIYPIFVIEGENIKNPVKSMPGVYQLSLDQLDEEIDEVVSLGIPAVILFGIPAEKDAQGSGAFHDHGIVQKATRQIKERYPELMVIADTCLCEFTDHGHCGLVEGDKILNDPSLDILASTAVSQAKAGADIIAPSNMMDGFVIAIRKALDEAGFQDVPIMSYAVKYASSYYGPFREAAEGAPKFGDRKTYQMDPANRLEAFREAESDIEEGADFLIVKPALAYMDIIRDVKNRYPVPVVAYNVSGEYSMVKAAALNGWIDEKSVVLETLVGMKRAGADLIITYHAKDVARWLEEK; encoded by the coding sequence ATGTCACAATTAGAATTTAGAAGACATCGTAGACTTCGTGCAAACGCAACTATTCGATCAATGGTAAGAGAAAATCATTTGCATAAGGAAGACTTAATTTATCCGATTTTTGTTATTGAAGGGGAAAACATTAAAAATCCAGTAAAATCCATGCCAGGTGTTTATCAGCTTTCTTTAGACCAATTGGATGAGGAAATTGATGAAGTTGTATCCCTTGGCATTCCAGCAGTTATTTTATTTGGCATTCCTGCTGAAAAAGATGCGCAAGGTTCAGGTGCATTCCACGACCATGGCATTGTACAAAAAGCAACACGACAAATTAAAGAACGTTATCCTGAATTGATGGTCATTGCCGATACTTGCCTTTGTGAATTTACAGATCATGGCCATTGCGGTTTAGTGGAAGGGGATAAAATTTTAAACGACCCTTCCCTTGATATATTGGCAAGCACTGCCGTTTCCCAAGCAAAAGCCGGGGCGGACATTATTGCTCCTTCCAATATGATGGATGGATTTGTGATTGCGATTCGAAAAGCTTTAGATGAAGCCGGATTCCAAGATGTGCCAATTATGTCTTATGCGGTGAAATATGCTTCCAGCTATTACGGTCCGTTCCGTGAAGCGGCAGAAGGAGCGCCAAAATTCGGCGACCGCAAAACGTATCAAATGGATCCTGCTAATCGTTTAGAAGCTTTCCGTGAAGCGGAATCTGACATTGAAGAAGGAGCAGATTTCTTAATTGTGAAACCTGCCCTTGCCTATATGGATATTATTCGCGATGTTAAGAATCGTTATCCAGTTCCAGTGGTGGCTTATAACGTTTCCGGAGAATATTCAATGGTAAAAGCAGCGGCACTGAATGGCTGGATTGACGAAAAATCCGTTGTATTGGAAACATTAGTTGGAATGAAACGTGCAGGAGCCGATTTAATCATTACTTATCATGCAAAAGACGTAGCTCGTTGGTTGGAGGAGAAGTAA
- a CDS encoding uroporphyrinogen-III synthase — translation MRKPLEGKTILLTGTKKTQSIVERIEELGGEAVLCPLIQTKEADNSDDEERLAACQNYDWLIFTSQNGVEFFWKKIKRIQFNSTQISCKIAAVGEKTAELLKRYGFNVHFMPSVYSADTFIKEFPSVSGSSPKCLFIRGQLAKDTLKKGLPFPIDEWTVYQTIENKESVKQLIETIESSKQPIIIFASPSAVDCFHKYVAPKVGWERAKIACIGHITKGAVEKYGAHVTYFPATYTMQSVIDAIAKGEEM, via the coding sequence ATGCGTAAACCGTTGGAAGGGAAAACCATTTTATTAACTGGCACCAAAAAAACCCAATCGATTGTTGAACGGATTGAAGAGCTGGGAGGGGAAGCGGTCCTATGTCCCCTTATCCAAACGAAGGAAGCGGACAATAGTGATGATGAAGAGCGTCTTGCTGCCTGCCAAAATTACGATTGGCTCATTTTTACGAGCCAAAACGGCGTTGAGTTTTTTTGGAAAAAAATAAAGCGGATTCAATTTAATTCAACGCAAATTTCTTGTAAAATTGCAGCTGTAGGTGAAAAGACCGCCGAACTATTAAAACGATACGGATTCAACGTTCATTTCATGCCTTCTGTTTACAGCGCGGATACTTTCATCAAAGAATTCCCTTCTGTCAGCGGTTCCTCCCCGAAATGCTTATTTATTCGGGGACAATTAGCGAAGGATACGTTGAAAAAGGGGCTTCCTTTTCCAATTGATGAATGGACAGTATATCAAACGATTGAAAATAAAGAATCTGTTAAACAATTAATAGAAACGATTGAAAGCAGCAAGCAGCCTATTATCATCTTTGCAAGCCCATCTGCTGTGGATTGCTTTCATAAATATGTAGCTCCTAAAGTCGGGTGGGAAAGAGCAAAAATTGCTTGCATCGGTCATATCACAAAAGGTGCAGTTGAAAAATATGGTGCCCATGTTACATATTTTCCAGCAACATATACAATGCAATCTGTCATAGATGCAATCGCAAAAGGAGAGGAAATGTAA
- the hemC gene encoding hydroxymethylbilane synthase — translation MRKIVVGSRKSKLALTQTNWFINQCKKACLPFEFEVKEIVTKGDKILDVQLSKVGGKGLFVKEIEKALLEKEIDFAVHSMKDMPAVLPDGLTIGCIPLREDPRDALISKNHVKFKDLPEGAVVGTSSLRRSAQLLQVRPDLEIKWIRGNIDTRLKKLETEGFDAIILAAAGLNRMGWAKDVVTEYLDVDICLPAVAQGALGIECRKDDEELLAELAKLTDENTKKAVIAERAFLAAMDGGCQVPIAGYATVDGEEVKMTGLVASPDGSICYKETVKGQNPAEVGKKLAQILTEQGAYELIEKVKAENA, via the coding sequence ATGAGAAAAATTGTAGTAGGTTCTCGAAAAAGTAAATTAGCTCTTACACAAACAAACTGGTTTATTAACCAATGCAAAAAAGCTTGTTTGCCCTTTGAGTTTGAGGTCAAAGAAATTGTGACAAAAGGTGATAAAATATTAGATGTGCAATTATCAAAAGTTGGAGGAAAAGGGCTGTTTGTAAAAGAAATCGAAAAAGCATTGCTTGAAAAAGAAATCGATTTTGCAGTCCACTCGATGAAAGATATGCCTGCCGTTTTACCAGATGGCCTTACAATCGGCTGCATTCCATTAAGGGAAGACCCTCGCGATGCACTTATTTCAAAAAATCATGTGAAATTTAAAGATTTGCCTGAAGGTGCTGTTGTTGGGACAAGTTCTTTACGGCGCAGCGCACAACTTTTACAAGTGCGCCCTGATCTTGAAATTAAATGGATTCGGGGAAACATTGATACTCGTTTGAAAAAATTGGAGACGGAAGGTTTCGATGCCATTATTCTTGCCGCTGCTGGATTGAATCGCATGGGCTGGGCAAAGGATGTGGTGACAGAATATTTAGATGTAGACATTTGCTTGCCTGCCGTTGCCCAAGGTGCATTAGGCATTGAATGCCGGAAAGATGATGAAGAACTGTTAGCAGAGCTTGCAAAATTAACGGATGAAAATACAAAGAAAGCGGTTATTGCTGAGCGCGCCTTTTTAGCGGCGATGGATGGAGGCTGCCAAGTTCCGATTGCCGGTTATGCGACGGTGGATGGGGAAGAAGTGAAGATGACTGGTTTAGTTGCTTCTCCAGATGGTTCCATTTGTTATAAAGAAACAGTGAAAGGCCAAAATCCTGCAGAAGTTGGCAAGAAGCTTGCTCAAATCTTAACAGAACAAGGTGCCTATGAATTAATTGAAAAGGTGAAAGCGGAAAATGCGTAA
- the ccsA gene encoding cytochrome c biogenesis protein CcsA, whose amino-acid sequence MTEVMSNLYQMMVILYAISIMLYFIDYFYKKAFIRRSAFWLISIVWVMQTSFIVLNIIETKRFPILSLSEGIYFYAWLLVTLSIFLHCIARVDLPVFFINILGFIFMTIRLFAPNNLNPVLKTLESEMLFIHISFAIFAYAAFSVSFVFSILYLILYHLLKKKKYTKVWSRLPSLTQMTQWMNYSIIIGIPIMLISLLLGLEYAFMKVDSVSLFDIKIIASFIILIIYMAVLIIKRSGKMTGTSFAWIQIYAYFIVLINFFLGSKFSHFHLWY is encoded by the coding sequence ATGACTGAAGTGATGTCAAACCTTTATCAAATGATGGTTATTCTTTATGCAATTAGCATTATGCTATATTTTATTGATTATTTTTATAAAAAAGCTTTTATTCGTCGTTCGGCTTTTTGGTTGATTTCGATTGTGTGGGTGATGCAAACATCCTTCATCGTTTTAAATATTATTGAAACGAAACGTTTCCCGATTTTATCCCTCTCGGAAGGAATTTATTTTTACGCATGGCTGCTTGTAACGTTGTCGATTTTTTTGCATTGCATTGCGAGGGTCGATTTGCCGGTCTTTTTCATCAATATACTTGGATTTATCTTTATGACCATACGATTATTTGCGCCAAATAATTTAAATCCTGTATTAAAAACTTTAGAATCTGAAATGCTGTTTATACATATAAGTTTTGCGATTTTCGCTTATGCAGCATTTTCTGTTTCATTTGTTTTCTCCATTTTATATTTAATTCTCTATCATTTATTAAAAAAGAAAAAATATACAAAAGTATGGTCACGATTGCCTTCATTGACGCAAATGACCCAATGGATGAATTATTCCATTATTATTGGCATACCGATCATGCTCATCAGTTTGCTTCTTGGGTTGGAATACGCATTTATGAAGGTCGATTCCGTTTCGCTTTTTGATATCAAAATTATTGCATCTTTCATTATACTCATCATCTATATGGCTGTACTGATTATAAAACGGAGCGGAAAAATGACTGGCACTTCTTTTGCATGGATTCAAATTTATGCATATTTTATCGTTTTAATTAACTTCTTTTTAGGAAGCAAGTTTTCACATTTCCACTTATGGTATTAG
- the hemA gene encoding glutamyl-tRNA reductase encodes MHTLVVGLNYRTAPVEIREKLSFIESELPQAMAALKNEKSILEDVIVSTCNRTEIYAVVDQLHTGRYYIKRFLSNWFHIPIEDFENYLYIHESDDSLKHLFRVAAGIDSMILGETQILGQVKKSFLEAQEIGATGTIFNRLFKQAITFAKKAHNETTINENAVSVSYAAVELAKKIFGSLKNKHVAILGAGKMGELAMENLYGNGVGKVTVLNRTFEKAISLAERFNGQAKSIKELQCTLLETDILISSTGSPQYVIDYELMQFVDHLRKGKPLFLVDIAVPRDIDPKVGDLPNVFLYDIDDLQGIVEANLAERKQAAQQIERMIVQEIAEFKDWFATLGVVPIIAALRKKAEMIQQETMKSIENKMPNLTERERKILNKHTKSIINQLLKEPILQVKEIANSPKANQNLRLYQQIFGIEELVQEEMKNQQLKAAEKQMVQELENQPKLSF; translated from the coding sequence ATGCACACACTTGTTGTCGGCTTGAATTATAGAACTGCGCCAGTCGAAATTCGTGAAAAACTGTCGTTCATTGAAAGTGAATTACCGCAAGCGATGGCTGCGTTAAAAAATGAAAAAAGCATATTGGAAGATGTAATCGTATCAACTTGCAATAGAACGGAAATCTATGCAGTGGTCGATCAACTGCATACAGGACGTTATTATATAAAACGTTTTTTATCTAATTGGTTCCACATTCCAATTGAGGATTTTGAGAACTATTTATATATCCATGAAAGCGATGATTCTTTAAAACATCTTTTTCGCGTAGCGGCTGGAATTGATTCCATGATTCTTGGGGAAACGCAAATTCTTGGACAAGTGAAGAAAAGCTTTTTAGAGGCACAAGAAATTGGTGCGACGGGTACAATTTTTAACCGCTTGTTTAAACAAGCGATTACTTTTGCAAAAAAAGCGCATAATGAAACGACGATTAACGAAAATGCTGTTTCAGTATCTTATGCTGCTGTGGAGTTGGCAAAGAAAATTTTTGGTTCTTTGAAAAACAAGCACGTTGCAATTTTGGGCGCAGGGAAAATGGGCGAGTTAGCAATGGAAAATCTGTATGGAAACGGTGTCGGAAAAGTAACGGTATTGAATCGTACCTTTGAGAAAGCCATATCCCTTGCAGAACGTTTCAATGGACAAGCGAAATCCATTAAAGAATTACAATGCACCCTTTTAGAAACGGATATTTTAATCAGTTCAACAGGTTCCCCGCAATATGTCATCGATTATGAATTGATGCAGTTTGTTGATCATTTGCGTAAAGGAAAGCCATTGTTTTTAGTAGACATTGCTGTACCAAGGGATATTGATCCGAAAGTTGGCGATTTGCCAAATGTGTTTTTGTATGATATTGACGATTTGCAAGGTATCGTTGAAGCGAATTTAGCGGAACGAAAACAGGCCGCCCAACAAATTGAAAGAATGATTGTACAGGAAATCGCTGAATTTAAAGACTGGTTTGCAACCCTTGGAGTAGTGCCGATTATTGCGGCTTTGCGCAAAAAAGCGGAGATGATTCAGCAAGAAACAATGAAAAGCATCGAAAATAAAATGCCAAATTTAACTGAACGGGAACGTAAAATTTTAAATAAACATACGAAATCCATCATTAATCAATTGTTAAAAGAACCGATTCTTCAAGTGAAGGAAATTGCCAACTCGCCAAAAGCAAACCAAAACCTTCGATTGTATCAACAAATTTTTGGAATTGAAGAACTTGTTCAAGAAGAAATGAAAAATCAACAATTAAAAGCAGCTGAGAAACAAATGGTTCAAGAATTAGAAAATCAACCAAAATTATCTTTTTAA